From a region of the Bacteroidota bacterium genome:
- the gatD gene encoding Glu-tRNA(Gln) amidotransferase subunit GatD — protein sequence MSSTIFQGYKGQALEVLKKYNARVWAAVDVDSTRGLFQGTILPRAENTDDEHIVLKIITGYNIGVDINTITDIRETGYKKANYQIPEKQFPVTKGLPHVKLFGTGGTIASRLDYRTGAVIPAFSPGELYGAVPELADICNLDTEKIFAVFSENMGPKQYVALAHAIVKEIRNGIDGIVIGHGTDTLQHTAAVLTYMVQNSPVPIILVGSQRSSDRPSSDAALNLMHAMFTAGTSDIAEVLVCMFGPTSDEYGLLHRGTRVRKMHSSYRSTFRTIGDTPVARVTRKNIIPIKNEYHHRRKDKNVELYPFFSEKATMLYYYPGMKPDVMFAMIDAGYKGIVIVGTGLGHVNKELYPAIVKAKEEGVSVFMVVQTIWGYVHMFVYDTGRDMMAKGVVPLGNMLPETAYIKLGWVLGQTEDPAEVKKMMLNPICSDITEREPYNGYLVLQGGVPEVEEFIRKVHK from the coding sequence ATGAGTTCAACTATTTTTCAGGGATATAAAGGACAGGCATTAGAAGTGTTGAAGAAATACAATGCACGGGTTTGGGCGGCAGTGGATGTTGATTCCACACGCGGACTTTTTCAGGGAACCATTCTTCCGCGAGCGGAGAATACAGATGATGAACATATCGTTCTGAAAATTATTACGGGATACAACATCGGTGTAGATATAAACACGATTACGGACATTCGCGAAACAGGATATAAAAAAGCAAACTACCAGATTCCGGAAAAACAATTTCCGGTTACCAAAGGATTGCCTCACGTAAAACTTTTCGGAACGGGAGGAACTATTGCTTCGCGGCTTGATTACAGAACGGGCGCGGTCATTCCCGCATTTTCTCCCGGAGAATTGTACGGTGCAGTTCCTGAACTTGCCGACATCTGCAATCTTGATACAGAAAAGATTTTTGCCGTGTTCAGCGAAAACATGGGACCGAAACAATATGTAGCGCTTGCTCACGCCATCGTAAAAGAAATCAGAAACGGAATTGACGGAATAGTGATCGGTCACGGCACCGATACCTTACAACACACTGCTGCAGTGCTTACGTACATGGTGCAAAATTCTCCCGTGCCTATTATTTTAGTTGGCTCTCAACGTTCATCCGACCGTCCGAGTTCTGACGCTGCGCTGAATCTCATGCACGCCATGTTCACCGCGGGCACGTCTGATATCGCGGAAGTTCTGGTGTGCATGTTTGGTCCCACTTCGGATGAATACGGATTGCTTCACAGAGGAACACGTGTACGTAAAATGCATTCTTCCTATCGTTCCACGTTCAGAACCATTGGCGATACGCCTGTGGCAAGAGTTACGCGAAAAAATATTATCCCAATAAAGAATGAATATCATCATCGCAGAAAAGATAAAAATGTTGAACTCTATCCTTTCTTCAGCGAAAAAGCAACGATGTTGTATTATTATCCCGGCATGAAACCCGATGTGATGTTTGCCATGATTGATGCGGGATATAAAGGAATTGTTATCGTGGGCACTGGATTAGGGCATGTGAACAAAGAACTTTATCCGGCAATTGTAAAAGCAAAAGAAGAAGGCGTTTCTGTTTTTATGGTGGTGCAGACTATCTGGGGATATGTGCACATGTTTGTTTACGATACCGGGCGCGATATGATGGCAAAAGGAGTGGTGCCGCTGGGAAACATGTTACCTGAAACCGCTTACATAAAATTAGGATGGGTGCTCGGGCAAACTGAAGACCCTGCGGAAGTAAAAAAGAT